Proteins encoded by one window of Serratia nevei:
- a CDS encoding type II toxin-antitoxin system HicA family toxin, with protein sequence MKEQVSALRKRQKNTLEQIFKTPVLSGIKWSDVESLIKALGGEVKEGRGSRCKFLLNGSIANFHRPHPSPDTDKGAVVNLREWLESIGVKP encoded by the coding sequence ATGAAAGAACAAGTTTCAGCGTTAAGGAAGCGGCAAAAAAACACGTTAGAACAGATATTTAAAACACCTGTTCTCTCTGGGATAAAATGGTCAGATGTGGAATCACTGATAAAGGCGCTGGGTGGCGAAGTCAAAGAGGGCCGCGGTTCACGTTGCAAGTTCCTGCTTAATGGCAGCATCGCCAACTTTCACCGCCCCCACCCATCGCCGGACACGGACAAAGGCGCGGTGGTCAACCTCCGCGAATGGCTGGAAAGCATAGGAGTTAAGCCATGA
- a CDS encoding type II toxin-antitoxin system HicB family antitoxin yields MTKTTAATPNTMEIAGQPAVISFVPELGAFRGKFLGLSGYCDFVSDSIQGLKKEGEISLREYLDDCSTAGIEPYARQEKIKTFTLRYPESFGERLNQAAAEHEVSVNAFIVETLNERMKHA; encoded by the coding sequence ATGACGAAGACAACAGCAGCAACCCCAAACACCATGGAGATCGCCGGGCAACCGGCGGTAATCAGCTTTGTGCCAGAGCTGGGCGCATTTCGCGGTAAATTCCTCGGCCTGTCCGGTTACTGCGATTTCGTTTCCGACAGCATCCAGGGGCTTAAAAAAGAGGGCGAGATCTCTTTACGCGAATATCTGGACGATTGCAGCACCGCCGGCATCGAGCCATACGCGCGCCAGGAGAAAATCAAGACGTTCACCTTGCGCTACCCAGAATCGTTCGGCGAACGGCTGAATCAGGCCGCGGCAGAACATGAGGTTTCGGTCAATGCTTTCATCGTTGAAACCCTCAATGAACGCATGAAACATGCATGA